Proteins encoded in a region of the Pontibacter sp. SGAir0037 genome:
- a CDS encoding DUF6660 family protein: MDRASAVSSERQAVAMAGTHQDHQDNIADGCSPFCSCHCCHTHFQAQSTAVIEHTSPQQAIQKVDLYKSSFIPFLSYSIWQPPKVA; encoded by the coding sequence ATGGACAGGGCAAGTGCGGTTTCGAGTGAACGGCAGGCAGTGGCTATGGCTGGCACACATCAGGACCATCAGGATAATATTGCGGATGGATGCTCCCCATTTTGCTCCTGCCATTGCTGCCATACCCATTTTCAGGCACAAAGCACAGCCGTAATCGAGCACACCTCCCCACAGCAGGCAATTCAGAAGGTGGATCTGTACAAGAGTAGTTTTATCCCCTTCCTTTCCTATTCCATCTGGCAACCGCCGAAGGTAGCCTAA
- a CDS encoding GDCCVxC domain-containing (seleno)protein — protein MGETSLSSVITCPECGHRKEEQMPTDACQYFYACEKCKKLLKPRPGDCCVYCSYGTVPCPPIQQSRSCC, from the coding sequence ATGGGAGAGACTAGTCTAAGCTCAGTTATCACCTGTCCGGAGTGCGGGCATCGAAAGGAAGAGCAGATGCCCACAGATGCCTGCCAGTACTTTTATGCGTGTGAAAAGTGCAAGAAGCTTCTGAAACCGAGGCCAGGGGACTGCTGCGTGTACTGCTCCTACGGCACAGTCCCTTGCCCGCCTATTCAGCAAAGCAGAAGCTGCTGCTAG
- a CDS encoding DUF6035 family protein, whose amino-acid sequence MRQVGKLTIEDVLNYETGEQVSAYIFFKKPLDEITEHRSELQKAIQGYREPLYVCYYCKQLIRIRGGNFNSGKSKKDSFHFAHLKDSAACHIKTNHVYTREEVDRIKYNGAKESALHIHLKEQIAAYLNKNRLFKKGVSSVEIEKVVKSKLIEKEWRKPDINASFQDKRVAIELQLSTTWLSVITGRQHFYQEEGSYIPWVFHKFSLDDDVRKLTYNDVIFTNHHNAYVFDEECSRKSDLENDLVLKCYYKKYYRQGLEIMDTWEMTYVTLSDLTFDTVSYKVYFHDAKKEKREVELAVARERNRRALLEREQENEAEKRRAAQARILEQRKAEEKRRIAAHTELKENLSKLTQQLHGLQQEKDSAERKAQRLQERVENRMQILTNLIAFADKTYDLITGKSRSNPFHRNFEYGHYEMVNTLRAEFLETGKELEASFARAFVEKGYWLKKQADLPTLGQITIAGVSYQILPEVDQYFHLIRPHYARVKYIPKSAVGTLFEGAELRSVLSETNLLEVFTKSSLFLLVEHGQDVLTFSDKVEACQRSISRIDEMQVELKIQLQDRIKQTFEAEIADSKLEKSNIEISSEALDGEISVLQAEVVSLKSVLDDLRGSF is encoded by the coding sequence ATGAGACAAGTAGGAAAACTGACCATTGAAGATGTCCTGAATTATGAAACAGGAGAGCAAGTGAGCGCATATATTTTTTTTAAAAAGCCTTTAGATGAAATCACAGAGCACCGCTCAGAGTTACAGAAAGCTATTCAAGGTTACCGGGAGCCGCTGTACGTCTGCTATTACTGCAAGCAGCTGATCAGGATCAGGGGTGGGAATTTTAACAGCGGAAAAAGTAAAAAGGACAGCTTCCACTTCGCTCATCTAAAAGATAGCGCAGCCTGCCATATAAAAACCAACCATGTATACACACGGGAGGAGGTTGACCGCATCAAATACAATGGTGCCAAAGAGAGCGCACTGCACATTCACCTCAAGGAACAGATCGCTGCTTACCTGAACAAAAACAGGTTGTTTAAAAAGGGGGTATCCTCTGTTGAGATAGAAAAGGTTGTTAAAAGCAAGCTCATTGAAAAGGAGTGGCGTAAGCCTGACATCAATGCCTCTTTCCAGGATAAGCGCGTGGCTATTGAGTTGCAGCTTTCCACCACCTGGCTGAGTGTGATTACCGGCAGGCAGCATTTCTATCAGGAAGAGGGCAGCTATATACCCTGGGTGTTTCATAAGTTCAGCCTGGATGATGATGTCAGAAAGCTAACCTATAATGATGTGATCTTTACCAATCACCATAATGCTTATGTTTTCGACGAGGAATGTAGCAGGAAATCAGATCTTGAGAACGATCTGGTGCTGAAGTGCTACTACAAGAAGTATTACCGGCAGGGGCTTGAGATAATGGATACCTGGGAAATGACTTATGTTACCCTTTCCGACCTGACCTTTGATACCGTAAGCTATAAAGTCTACTTTCACGATGCGAAGAAGGAGAAGAGAGAAGTGGAACTCGCCGTTGCCCGGGAAAGAAACAGAAGAGCCCTCCTTGAAAGGGAACAAGAAAATGAAGCCGAAAAACGCAGGGCCGCACAGGCCAGAATCCTGGAGCAAAGAAAGGCTGAAGAGAAAAGAAGAATAGCTGCTCATACCGAGTTAAAAGAAAACCTGTCAAAATTAACCCAGCAGCTTCACGGGCTCCAACAGGAGAAAGATAGTGCGGAGAGGAAAGCACAACGATTACAGGAAAGAGTAGAGAACAGGATGCAAATCCTAACAAATCTTATAGCTTTTGCTGATAAAACTTATGACCTCATAACTGGTAAAAGCCGCTCAAACCCTTTCCACAGGAACTTCGAATACGGCCATTATGAAATGGTGAACACACTGCGTGCAGAGTTCCTGGAGACTGGCAAAGAGTTAGAGGCAAGCTTTGCGCGGGCATTCGTAGAGAAAGGTTACTGGCTGAAGAAGCAGGCCGACCTTCCTACACTGGGGCAAATAACAATAGCGGGAGTAAGTTACCAAATTCTACCTGAGGTAGATCAATACTTCCATCTGATAAGACCTCATTATGCTCGAGTGAAATATATACCGAAGTCAGCTGTGGGAACGCTTTTCGAGGGGGCTGAGCTTCGGTCTGTGCTTTCTGAAACTAACCTATTGGAGGTCTTTACCAAGAGCAGCTTATTTCTCTTGGTTGAACATGGTCAGGATGTATTGACCTTTTCTGATAAAGTAGAGGCTTGCCAGAGATCTATTTCGCGCATTGACGAGATGCAAGTAGAGTTAAAGATTCAATTGCAAGATAGGATAAAGCAAACTTTTGAAGCGGAGATAGCTGACTCTAAACTCGAAAAATCGAATATTGAAATCAGTAGTGAAGCATTAGATGGTGAGATAAGCGTTTTGCAAGCAGAGGTGGTAAGCTTGAAAAGCGTCCTGGATGATTTAAGAGGCTCCTTTTAA
- a CDS encoding metalloregulator ArsR/SmtB family transcription factor: MEEEKLCIRVYTNKERLQLCSDRLETAAGMIQTLSQVFSLAGSETRLKLLYLLEQEESLCVCDLSDVLQMTMPAVSQHLRKLKDANIIQSKKVGQTVFYSLKQERQEVIKPLLELIIREIEIKTN; the protein is encoded by the coding sequence ATGGAAGAAGAGAAGTTATGTATTCGGGTTTACACCAATAAAGAAAGACTGCAACTATGCTCTGATCGGCTGGAGACTGCAGCCGGTATGATACAGACCCTGAGCCAGGTCTTTAGCCTGGCAGGGAGTGAGACAAGGCTTAAGCTACTATACCTGTTGGAGCAGGAGGAATCGCTGTGCGTCTGTGATCTAAGCGACGTGCTGCAAATGACCATGCCCGCTGTCTCGCAGCACCTGCGCAAGCTCAAGGATGCTAACATCATCCAAAGTAAGAAGGTAGGGCAGACCGTGTTCTATTCCCTAAAGCAGGAGCGCCAGGAAGTAATAAAGCCCCTGTTGGAGCTAATCATCAGGGAAATAGAAATAAAAACAAACTAA
- the merTP gene encoding mercuric transport protein MerTP, with product MRNTSSKLAGSSIVAAFTASLCCITPLLAVMVGATGVASSFDWVEPLRPYLIGITIAVLGLAWYQRLKPGRSASSCDCEQNDKFSFWKSNRVLLLVSCLALLLLTFPNYAGAFYGQTNPIANGAEGDIKQTMELKVEGMTCAGCEAQVSQVIGEVPGVFHVSTSYKAGSATISYDSTRVKPLDILQAAKKTGYTVEVAKKK from the coding sequence ATGAGAAATACTTCATCTAAGCTTGCGGGTAGCAGCATAGTGGCTGCATTTACGGCCTCTCTTTGCTGCATCACACCGCTGCTGGCCGTAATGGTAGGTGCCACAGGGGTTGCTTCTTCTTTTGACTGGGTTGAACCACTCAGGCCGTATCTGATAGGCATTACCATCGCAGTCCTGGGCTTGGCGTGGTATCAACGTCTGAAACCGGGCAGGTCAGCCTCTAGCTGCGACTGTGAGCAAAATGATAAGTTCTCATTCTGGAAGTCGAACAGGGTGTTGCTATTGGTGAGTTGCCTTGCGTTGCTTCTGCTTACCTTCCCAAATTATGCAGGTGCTTTCTATGGGCAAACAAATCCGATAGCCAACGGTGCCGAGGGCGACATTAAGCAGACAATGGAACTGAAAGTGGAGGGAATGACCTGTGCGGGCTGTGAGGCGCAGGTGAGCCAGGTGATAGGCGAGGTGCCGGGAGTCTTTCATGTGAGCACCTCGTACAAGGCTGGAAGCGCCACCATCTCCTACGACAGCACAAGGGTGAAGCCCTTGGATATCCTACAGGCGGCTAAAAAGACGGGCTATACAGTGGAGGTAGCTAAGAAGAAGTAA